From Streptomyces griseorubiginosus, one genomic window encodes:
- a CDS encoding protein kinase domain-containing protein yields the protein MSTLIGQGGMGQVWTAYDQRLDRRVAVKLLRPDKVAGQEADELRRRFVRECRVTAQVDHPGLVTVHDAGSEGEELFLVMQYVDGADLSDHLAEHDPYPWQWAVAVAAQLCAVLSAVHAVPIVHRDLKPRNVMVKQDGTVTVLDLGVASVMDTDTTRLTHTGSPIGSPAYMAPEQAMGGSVGPYTDLYALGVLLHELLSGDVPFAGSTALGVLHRHLYEPPLPVRRTRPEVPEALEALVLRLLAKDPQHRPASAQDVYEDLALLLPARGMPTGAPLDPTRPFLRPHAPWPDRARTPAPQPAPVTPVPEKAEKPDVARAVDEVKRLLGEGRITQAVDILGAILPTAAEQHGANSPVVRTLRKQYAATLMDDGQYRRALPELRRLADERAAEAGHADPQSLRFRYDAAQCLEQLGEPAAALAEYRALLPYYENQYVAGGPELAHDVRRRIGHLLLALGDRPAAHDTLARLLHDVERLQGPGHPLAVEVRRTLQWLGQVRG from the coding sequence CTGTCCACGCTCATCGGACAGGGCGGCATGGGCCAGGTCTGGACGGCCTACGACCAGCGGCTCGACCGGCGCGTGGCGGTGAAGCTGCTGCGCCCCGACAAGGTGGCCGGGCAGGAGGCGGACGAGCTGCGCCGCCGGTTCGTGCGCGAGTGCCGGGTGACCGCGCAGGTCGACCACCCCGGGCTCGTCACCGTGCACGACGCGGGCAGCGAGGGCGAGGAGCTGTTCCTCGTCATGCAGTACGTCGACGGCGCGGACCTCTCCGACCATTTGGCCGAGCACGACCCGTACCCCTGGCAGTGGGCGGTCGCGGTCGCCGCGCAACTGTGCGCCGTACTCAGTGCCGTGCACGCCGTGCCGATCGTCCACCGCGACCTCAAGCCGCGCAATGTGATGGTGAAGCAGGACGGCACGGTCACCGTGCTCGACCTGGGCGTGGCCTCGGTCATGGACACCGACACCACCCGCCTCACGCACACCGGTTCGCCGATCGGCTCGCCCGCCTACATGGCCCCCGAGCAGGCCATGGGCGGCTCGGTCGGCCCGTACACCGACCTGTACGCGCTCGGCGTGCTGCTGCACGAACTCCTCAGCGGAGACGTCCCGTTCGCGGGTTCCACGGCCCTCGGCGTGCTGCACCGGCACCTCTACGAGCCGCCGCTGCCCGTGCGCCGCACCCGCCCCGAGGTCCCCGAGGCCCTGGAGGCGCTGGTCCTGCGGCTGCTCGCCAAGGACCCGCAGCACCGCCCGGCCTCCGCGCAGGACGTGTACGAGGACCTGGCCCTGCTGCTGCCCGCGCGCGGGATGCCCACCGGAGCGCCCCTCGACCCCACGCGCCCCTTCCTGCGGCCGCACGCCCCCTGGCCGGACCGCGCGCGCACGCCCGCGCCCCAGCCCGCCCCCGTCACGCCCGTCCCGGAGAAGGCCGAGAAACCGGACGTCGCGCGCGCGGTCGACGAGGTCAAGCGGCTCCTCGGCGAGGGGCGCATCACCCAGGCCGTCGACATCCTCGGCGCGATCCTGCCCACGGCCGCCGAACAGCACGGCGCCAACTCCCCGGTCGTCCGCACCCTGCGCAAGCAGTACGCCGCGACCCTCATGGACGACGGCCAGTACCGGCGCGCGCTGCCCGAACTGCGCCGCCTCGCCGACGAACGCGCCGCCGAGGCCGGCCACGCCGACCCGCAGTCCCTGCGCTTCCGCTACGACGCCGCCCAGTGCCTGGAACAACTCGGCGAACCGGCGGCCGCACTGGCCGAATACCGCGCTTTGCTGCCGTACTACGAGAACCAGTACGTGGCCGGCGGCCCCGAGCTCGCCCACGACGTCCGCCGCCGCATCGGCCACCTCCTGCTCGCCCTCGGCGACCGGCCGGCCGCCCACGACACCCTCGCCCGGCTGCTGCACGACGTGGAACGGCTCCAGGGACCCGGCCACCCGCTCGCCGTCGAGGTCCGCCGGACGCTCCAGTGGCTGGGCCAGGTGCGCGGCTAG
- a CDS encoding N-6 DNA methylase encodes MRDNATEVTAAGIARLAGVGRAAVSNWRRRHADFPRPVGGTETSPSFALAEVESWLRKQGKLAEVPLRERVWQQLSGHPEGPVTALTHAGCVLLLIHDRPPVWLDVSAGSDERLASMLPGALRDVLTPRFGKQPAAVDVSGVVDVSGAADTSGPVGASGAVNTSTAVNTSGTGHRAPGAASPSAVNTRPAVNTPPPVHTGAVLRAPTAAELLPSVPLLRGVAELAAELGARQTFEFLLGRHLDANPRQYTLTPADLAGLMADLVGPVRTVLDPACGTGALLKAAATRPEQRLYAQDSAPELAALTTLRLALHTWSTVRGATGDTLRADAYPQLHADAVLCHPPFNERNWGHDELAYDPRWEYGFPARNESELAWVQHALARLKDGGAGVLLMPPAAASRRSGRRIRADLLRRGALRAVIALPVGAAPPYNIPLHLWVLRRPEKAPAQPEVLLVDVGRYAGEGRGGPDWRAVREAVLDAWQAFGRAGRFAERPGLARALPVIDLLDDDVDLAPARHLPPPTAADGAEQLTAVRERLGETLRLTADLTPPPADSARPARWPLTTIGELARGGALMLRTGGSGGHARVPVLTDHDVLSGAAPSGTLPESDEEAVLTEPGDVVVPVLGGGSVARVIDEATGGAALGRNLVLLRPDPAALDPWFLAGFLRGTANNRQASSYASTATRLDVRRLQLPRLPLDEQRRYGERFRALDEFERALRHAGRLGEQLVRGMYDGLTDGTVAPG; translated from the coding sequence GTGCGGGACAACGCGACTGAGGTGACCGCCGCCGGAATCGCACGGCTGGCCGGGGTGGGCCGTGCGGCCGTCAGCAACTGGCGGCGCCGCCACGCCGACTTCCCGAGACCCGTCGGCGGCACCGAGACCAGCCCCTCCTTCGCCCTCGCCGAGGTCGAGTCCTGGCTGCGCAAGCAGGGGAAACTCGCCGAGGTGCCACTGCGGGAGCGTGTCTGGCAGCAGCTCTCCGGGCACCCCGAGGGGCCGGTCACCGCCCTCACCCACGCGGGCTGCGTCCTGCTGCTGATCCACGACCGGCCGCCGGTCTGGCTGGACGTGAGCGCCGGCTCCGACGAACGCCTCGCGTCGATGCTGCCGGGAGCGCTGCGGGACGTACTGACGCCGCGCTTCGGGAAGCAACCGGCGGCCGTGGACGTGTCGGGGGTCGTGGACGTCTCGGGGGCCGCGGACACCTCGGGGCCTGTGGGCGCCTCGGGGGCCGTGAACACCTCGACCGCTGTGAACACATCCGGCACCGGTCACAGAGCACCGGGCGCCGCCAGCCCCTCCGCTGTGAACACCCGACCTGCCGTGAACACCCCACCCCCCGTGCACACCGGAGCGGTACTGCGCGCCCCCACCGCCGCCGAACTCCTCCCCTCCGTCCCCCTCCTGCGCGGGGTCGCCGAGCTCGCCGCCGAGCTGGGCGCCCGTCAGACCTTCGAGTTCCTGCTGGGACGGCACCTGGACGCCAACCCGCGCCAGTACACGCTCACCCCGGCCGACCTGGCCGGTCTCATGGCCGACCTGGTGGGTCCCGTCCGCACCGTCCTCGACCCGGCCTGCGGCACCGGCGCCCTCCTGAAGGCCGCCGCCACCCGTCCCGAACAGCGGCTCTACGCCCAGGACAGCGCCCCCGAACTCGCCGCGCTCACCACGCTCCGGCTCGCGCTGCACACCTGGTCCACCGTGCGCGGCGCCACCGGTGACACCCTGCGCGCCGACGCCTATCCCCAGCTGCACGCCGACGCCGTGCTGTGCCACCCGCCGTTCAACGAGCGCAACTGGGGCCACGACGAACTCGCCTACGACCCCCGCTGGGAGTACGGCTTCCCGGCCCGCAACGAGTCCGAGCTCGCCTGGGTCCAGCACGCGCTCGCCCGCCTCAAGGACGGCGGCGCCGGCGTCCTGCTCATGCCGCCCGCCGCCGCCTCCCGCCGCTCGGGCCGCCGGATCCGCGCCGACCTGCTGCGCCGCGGTGCCCTGCGCGCCGTGATCGCCCTGCCGGTCGGGGCGGCGCCGCCGTACAACATCCCGCTGCACCTGTGGGTGCTGCGCCGCCCGGAGAAGGCGCCCGCGCAGCCGGAGGTGCTGCTCGTCGACGTGGGGCGGTACGCGGGCGAGGGACGCGGCGGGCCGGACTGGCGGGCCGTGCGCGAGGCCGTGCTCGACGCCTGGCAGGCCTTCGGCCGGGCCGGCCGGTTCGCCGAACGGCCCGGTCTGGCCCGCGCGCTGCCCGTCATCGACCTCCTCGACGACGACGTGGACCTCGCGCCCGCCCGTCATCTGCCGCCGCCCACCGCGGCCGACGGAGCCGAACAGCTCACGGCCGTGCGCGAGCGCCTGGGCGAGACCCTGCGCCTGACCGCCGACCTCACCCCGCCGCCCGCCGACAGCGCGCGCCCCGCGCGGTGGCCGCTCACCACCATCGGCGAACTCGCGCGCGGGGGCGCCCTGATGCTGCGCACGGGTGGAAGCGGCGGCCACGCGCGTGTGCCCGTCCTCACCGACCATGACGTCCTCTCCGGGGCGGCCCCCTCGGGGACGCTTCCCGAGAGCGACGAGGAGGCCGTGCTGACCGAACCCGGCGATGTCGTCGTACCGGTGCTCGGCGGGGGGTCGGTGGCGCGGGTGATCGACGAGGCGACCGGGGGCGCCGCGCTGGGGCGCAACCTCGTGCTCCTGCGCCCCGATCCCGCCGCGCTCGACCCCTGGTTCCTCGCCGGCTTCCTGCGCGGCACCGCCAACAACCGCCAGGCCAGCAGTTACGCCTCCACCGCGACCCGCCTGGACGTGCGCCGGCTCCAACTGCCCAGGCTGCCGCTCGACGAGCAACGGCGCTACGGCGAACGCTTCCGCGCGCTCGACGAGTTCGAGCGGGCCCTTCGCCACGCGGGCCGGCTCGGGGAGCAACTCGTGCGCGGGATGTACGACGGCCTCACGGACGGGACGGTCGCGCCCGGTTGA